One genomic region from Hirundo rustica isolate bHirRus1 chromosome 5, bHirRus1.pri.v3, whole genome shotgun sequence encodes:
- the TMEM184C gene encoding transmembrane protein 184C has protein sequence MPCTCGNWRRWIRPLVVLLYIVGLLVVVPLCVWELQKLEVGIHTKAWFIAGIFLLMTIPISLWGILQHLVHYTQPELQKPIIRILWMVPIYSLDSWIALKYPKIAIYVDTCRECYEAYVIYNFMVFLSNYLTNRYPNLVLIIEAKDQQRHLPPLCCCPSWAMGEVLLFRCKLGVLQYTVVRPFTTIIALICELVGVYDEGNFSFNNAWTYLVILNNMSQLFAMYCLVLFYKVLREELNPIQPVGKFLCVKMVVFVSFWQAVLIALLVKVGVISEKHTWDWQSVEAVATGLQDFIICVEMFLAAIAHHYSFSYKPYVQEAEEGSCFDSFLAMWDISDLRADISEQVRNVGRTVLGQPRKMFFAEDHEQNEHTSLLSSSTQDPISDASSMPSSPMGHYQGFGHTVTPLTTPTTAPAVDGIFNPSASQDAEESPELENNLAEKALDKS, from the exons aTGCCGTGCACCTGCGGGAATTGGCGGCGATGGATCCGGCCGCTCGTGGTGCTGCTCTACATCGtggggctgctggtggtggtgcCGCTGTGCGTGTGGGAGCTGCAGAAGCTGGAG GTTGGAATTCATACCAAGGCATGGTTTATCGCTGGGATATTTCTGCTAATGACTATACCAATATCCCTCTGGGGGATACTACAACACTTAGTCCACTATACTCAACCTGAATTACAGAAACCAATAATAAG GATTCTGTGGATGGTGCCGATTTACAGTTTAGACAGT TGGATAGCTTTGAAATACCCCAAGATTGCAATATATGTGGATACGTGTCGAGAATGCTATGAAGCTTATGTCATCTATAACTTTATGGTCTTTCTTTCAAATTACTTAACCAACCGGTACCCAAACCTCGTGTTAATAATAGAAGCGAAAGATCAGCAGAGGCATCTGCCCCCTCTCTGTTGCTGTCCGTCGTGGGCTATGGGAGA AGTTTTATTATTTAGATGTAAGCTTGGTGTTTTGCAGTACACTGTTGTCAGACCATTTACTACCATTATTGCTTT AATTTGTGAACTAGTGGGAGTGTATGATGAAGGAAACTTCAGCTTCAACAATGCATGGACTTACCTGGTTATACTTAACAACATGTCACAGCTC TTTGCCATGTATTGTCTGGTGCTGTTTTATAAAGTGCTGCGTGAGGAGCTGAACCCTATCCAGCCTGTTGGCAAGTTCCTTTGTGTGAAGATGgtagtttttgtttctttctg GCAGGCTGTGCTCATTGCATTGCTGGTGAAAGTTGGTGTTATTTCTGAGAAACACACCTGGGACTGGCAAAGTGTGGAAGCTGTGGCTACAGGCTTACAG GATTTTATCATTTGTGTGGAGATGTTTCTGGCTGCTATTGCACATCACTACAGTTTTTCCTATAAACCTTATGTTCAAGAAGCTGAAGAGGGCTCATGCTTTGACTCCTTCCTTGCAATGTGGGATATTTCTGATCTAAGGGCAGATATCTCCGAACAGGTTCGAAATGTGG GGAGGACAGTTTTGGGCCAGccaaggaaaatgttttttgctGAAGATCATGAACAAAATGAGCATACCAGTTTACTGTCTTCATCTACTCAAGACCCAATTTCTGATGCTTCTTCAATGCCATCTTCACCCATGGGTCACTATCAGGGGTTTGGACACACTGTGACCCCTCTCACAACACCGACCACAGCCCCTGCAGTCGATGGGATTTTTAACCCTTCTGCCAGTCAGGATGCTGAGGAATCACCTGAACTAGAGAACAACTTAGCAGAGAAAGCTTTGGATAAAAGTTAA